GGGAAGAACAGCACGACCAGCACGAAAAAGACGCCGATCAGCGACATCCAGTTTTCGGTCTGGCTCGACAGGTAATCCTGCAGCACGACAAAGATCGCCGCGCCGATCAGCGGCCCCCAGAACGAGCGCATGCCGCCCAGCACCGCCATGATCACAAAGTCGCCCGATAAATCCCAGCGCAGCGCCCGCGGGTCGACAAAGTTGTTGAGGAGTGCATAGAGCGCCCCGGCAATGCTGACGAAAAAGCACGAGATCACCCACGACATCCAGATGTGACGGTCGATCGGGATGCCGAGAAAACGCGCGCGCCGCTCGTTCTCGCGGATCGCCACCAGCGTGCGGCCGAACGGCGAGCGCAGCAGCACCGCCATGGCCGCGAGGCAGACCGCAAAGAAGAACAGCGCGAAATAATAGAACGCCTTGTCGTTGCCGAGGATGTCGATCGTCGCGACGCCGAGATGCAGCGGCACCCGGCGCCAGCCGATCAGCCCGTCGTCGCCGCCGGTCATCGAGTTCCAGCGGAAGGCGATGAAATAGAAGACCTGACCGAAGGCGATCGTCACCATCGCGAAATAGACGCCGCGCAGCCGAATGATCAGCGGCCCGATCAGCGCCGCCGCTCCGGTGCCGACGCCGATGCCGACAAGCATGGCGAGCGGCGTGCTCGGCGCGATGTAGCGGATCGTCATCCCGACGCCATAGGCCGCCAGCCCGAAATAGGCGGCGTGGCCGAACGACAGCACGCCGGTGTAGCCGAGCAGGAAATTGAGCGCCATCGCCGCAAGGCCCATGACCACGACCCGGCTGCCCAGCTCGGTGTAGCCGCCGACCAGCGGCATCCAGAACGGCATGGTCAGCAGCGCGGCCCAGATCAGCGCATCGGCGACCGGCTTGCTGACCCGCGGCATCAGACGCGGCCCTCTTCGCCGAACAGACCGGTCGGCTTGATCATCAGCACCAACACGAGCACCAGGAAGGAGATCGTGTCGGTCCACTCCGTCTGGATGCAGGCGACACCGAGTGACTCGATGACACCGAGCAGCAGGCCGCCGACGACGGCACCGCGGATGTTGCCGATACCGCCGAGGACGGCGGCGGTGAAGGCCTTCAGGCCCGGAACGAAGCCCATGTTGAACTGCACGTTGTACGCCATGCCGTAGAGGAAGCCGCCGGCCCCGCCGACCAGGCCGCCGAGCACGAAGGTCGCGACGATGATGCGCTCCACGTTGACACCCATGAGACTCGCCGTCTCCGCGTCCTGCGCGACAGCGCGGATGCCTTTGCCGAGCCGGGTACGGCTGACCACGGTGTCGACGACGAGGTAGAGCGCGATCGCGACGCCGACGATGATCACGTAGGTGTTGAGCACCGGCGCGCCGAAGATGTGAAACACCGGGTGTTCGGCGTAGAGGTCTTGCTGCACCGCGATCGGGTTGTTGCCGAACTCCTTGCCGGCAAGGTTGAGGGCGAAGAACGACGCGCCGATCGCGCTGATCAGAAAGGCCAACGGAGGCGCGCCGCGGCGACGCAACGGCCGGTAGGCGACCCGTTCGAGGACGAATGCCGCTAGGCCTCCGACGACGGCTCCCGACGCCACCCCCAGCGCGATCAGCCACACCGTCGACCACCCGTGCGGGGTGGTCGGTCCGGCGACGGCCTGCACCGTGAACAAGCCGCCGAAAGCGCCGCTCATGAAGACCTCGCTGTGCGCGAAGTTGATCAGCTGCAGTACGCCGTACACGAGGGTGTAGCCGAGCGCG
This genomic interval from Mycobacteriales bacterium contains the following:
- a CDS encoding branched-chain amino acid ABC transporter permease, which encodes MPRVSKPVADALIWAALLTMPFWMPLVGGYTELGSRVVVMGLAAMALNFLLGYTGVLSFGHAAYFGLAAYGVGMTIRYIAPSTPLAMLVGIGVGTGAAALIGPLIIRLRGVYFAMVTIAFGQVFYFIAFRWNSMTGGDDGLIGWRRVPLHLGVATIDILGNDKAFYYFALFFFAVCLAAMAVLLRSPFGRTLVAIRENERRARFLGIPIDRHIWMSWVISCFFVSIAGALYALLNNFVDPRALRWDLSGDFVIMAVLGGMRSFWGPLIGAAIFVVLQDYLSSQTENWMSLIGVFFVLVVLFFP
- a CDS encoding branched-chain amino acid ABC transporter permease yields the protein MCFSHNFWPLFISGIENGSVYALVALGYTLVYGVLQLINFAHSEVFMSGAFGGLFTVQAVAGPTTPHGWSTVWLIALGVASGAVVGGLAAFVLERVAYRPLRRRGAPPLAFLISAIGASFFALNLAGKEFGNNPIAVQQDLYAEHPVFHIFGAPVLNTYVIIVGVAIALYLVVDTVVSRTRLGKGIRAVAQDAETASLMGVNVERIIVATFVLGGLVGGAGGFLYGMAYNVQFNMGFVPGLKAFTAAVLGGIGNIRGAVVGGLLLGVIESLGVACIQTEWTDTISFLVLVLVLMIKPTGLFGEEGRV